The following proteins are encoded in a genomic region of Sorangiineae bacterium MSr12523:
- a CDS encoding AI-2E family transporter gives MESRAHRYLTWRRTWILLGVLLAAGVAYLLRGVIVPLFFAFLLAYALDPFVDRLEELKVPRTLGAMLVMIGIFALVILVLVYAIPLFLDELRAAARDLPSQFEGLENRLEPWLWNTFKLKVPHSLGELGHTLGERLEKQGPGLLSALALALFGTLSYVAVVLSALIVPVFALYLLIDFDRIVARTGQLIPRRWIAPVTDVANQIHRTLGGYVRGQLTVNFVLAALYATGLRIVDIRLAVAIGVMTGMLAFVPYIGFFTGLFIALAMATLDWHGPGRLLGVLAVMGGVQLLDGLLITPRIVGRSVGLAPLEVLITMMAAASLFGFLGVLLAVPLGAVVKILIQRVVRVYLTSDFYSQA, from the coding sequence ATGGAATCGCGGGCTCATCGATACCTCACCTGGCGTCGAACCTGGATCCTCCTGGGCGTGCTCCTGGCCGCCGGGGTGGCCTACCTGCTTCGCGGTGTCATCGTCCCGCTGTTTTTCGCGTTTCTCCTGGCCTACGCGCTGGATCCCTTCGTGGACCGGCTCGAGGAACTCAAGGTGCCGCGCACGCTGGGCGCCATGCTGGTGATGATTGGCATTTTTGCGCTGGTCATCCTGGTGCTGGTGTACGCCATCCCGCTTTTTCTCGACGAATTGCGCGCCGCCGCGCGGGATCTGCCCTCCCAGTTCGAGGGGCTGGAGAACCGACTCGAGCCGTGGCTGTGGAACACGTTCAAGCTGAAGGTGCCGCATTCGCTCGGTGAGCTCGGTCACACCTTGGGCGAACGGCTCGAAAAACAGGGTCCCGGCCTGCTGAGCGCGCTCGCCCTCGCCCTGTTTGGCACCCTCAGCTACGTCGCCGTCGTCCTCAGCGCGCTCATCGTGCCGGTGTTCGCGCTGTACTTGCTCATCGACTTCGACCGCATCGTCGCCCGCACCGGACAGCTCATTCCGCGCCGCTGGATTGCGCCGGTCACCGACGTGGCCAACCAGATCCACCGCACCCTCGGCGGCTACGTGCGCGGGCAGCTCACGGTCAACTTCGTCCTCGCGGCGCTCTATGCCACCGGCCTTCGCATCGTGGACATCCGCTTGGCCGTGGCCATCGGCGTCATGACCGGCATGTTGGCCTTCGTTCCGTACATCGGCTTCTTCACCGGTCTGTTCATCGCCCTGGCCATGGCCACCCTCGATTGGCACGGGCCGGGGCGCCTCCTCGGTGTGCTCGCCGTGATGGGCGGGGTGCAGCTGCTCGATGGCTTGCTGATCACACCGCGCATCGTCGGACGGTCGGTGGGCCTCGCGCCCTTGGAGGTGCTCATCACCATGATGGCCGCCGCCTCCCTGTTCGGGTTTTTGGGCGTCTTGCTCGCCGTTCCGCTGGGCGCGGTGGTGAAGATCCTCATCCAGCGCGTGGTGCGGGTTTACCTCACGTCGGACTTCTATTCGCAGGCCTGA
- a CDS encoding fatty acyl-AMP ligase — translation MANARTIAQAIEDAAKTAPTRGFRFVPESGVPGTRGVTETSEASFSFTAIERASARYGGALQALGLRKGDRVALILPANEDFVLCFFGAIVAGIIPVPIYPPLGPGQLQTYLDNTRHIVEKSGARALITPAKIKRLLGTVQSACPALEQVVAVEAIRESMEALRPEKITLDDIAFLQFTSGSTSRPKGVSLTHANLAANLACIMDDGLAAREGDVGVSWLPLYHDMGLIGFVIAPLYYRVPTVYLSPLLFLKRPITWFQTITRHKGTIAYAPNFAYALCLKRIREKDLEGIDLSSWRVAGCGAEPIRPETLETFASTYAGVGFKKSAFVPSYGMAESSLAIAFSNLDQGPKVLALDGPTLWSEGVVKLADDIPPRSGLDNPDTVVRLVSCGRAFPEHQIRIFDPDDVTSEHPLEERKVGEIRISGPSVMHGYWEDVERTREAFAGPFLRTGDLGFLHDNELYICGRIKEVVIVNGRNYYPQDMEWEASQVPGVRKGSVIAFGSRHPSGIEADRERVVIAFETQDAHDMAQTQRISKEIRKSVQDGLGLTIDDVVALPAGTLPKTSSGKLQRAKTRTLYEAGELTDQAPTKREGSRLELAKHAARSQLSYFKLAVLGGRRKREE, via the coding sequence ATGGCAAACGCTCGCACGATCGCCCAAGCCATCGAAGATGCCGCGAAAACCGCCCCCACGCGCGGGTTTCGCTTCGTCCCCGAGAGCGGCGTCCCCGGCACACGGGGCGTCACCGAGACGAGTGAGGCGTCCTTCTCCTTCACCGCCATCGAGCGCGCCTCCGCCCGTTACGGCGGGGCCCTGCAGGCCCTCGGCCTGCGCAAAGGGGACCGCGTTGCCCTGATTTTGCCGGCGAACGAAGACTTCGTCCTCTGTTTCTTCGGGGCCATCGTGGCCGGCATCATCCCCGTCCCCATCTACCCGCCGCTCGGCCCGGGGCAGCTGCAGACCTACCTCGACAACACGCGCCACATCGTGGAAAAAAGCGGTGCGCGTGCGCTCATCACGCCGGCGAAGATCAAGCGGTTGCTCGGCACGGTGCAGTCGGCCTGCCCTGCCCTCGAGCAGGTGGTGGCCGTGGAGGCCATCCGTGAGTCCATGGAGGCGCTGCGTCCCGAGAAAATTACGCTGGACGACATTGCCTTTCTTCAGTTCACCAGCGGCTCCACCTCCCGCCCCAAGGGCGTCAGCCTCACCCACGCCAATCTGGCCGCAAACCTCGCCTGCATCATGGACGACGGCCTTGCCGCGCGCGAAGGTGACGTCGGCGTGTCGTGGCTGCCGCTCTACCATGACATGGGCCTCATCGGCTTCGTCATCGCGCCGCTCTACTACCGCGTACCGACGGTGTACCTGTCGCCCCTGCTCTTTTTGAAGCGGCCCATCACGTGGTTCCAGACCATCACGCGGCACAAGGGCACCATCGCCTACGCGCCCAACTTCGCGTACGCGCTGTGTCTCAAACGCATCCGCGAGAAGGACCTCGAGGGCATCGACCTTTCGAGCTGGCGCGTGGCGGGTTGCGGCGCCGAGCCGATCCGGCCGGAGACGTTGGAGACCTTCGCCTCGACCTACGCCGGCGTGGGCTTCAAGAAGAGCGCCTTCGTGCCTTCCTACGGCATGGCCGAATCGTCGCTGGCCATCGCCTTCAGCAACCTCGATCAGGGGCCCAAGGTCCTGGCGCTCGATGGGCCCACGCTCTGGTCCGAGGGCGTGGTCAAGCTGGCGGACGACATCCCGCCGCGCTCCGGATTGGACAACCCCGACACTGTGGTCCGCCTCGTCTCGTGCGGACGCGCCTTCCCCGAGCACCAGATCCGCATCTTCGATCCGGACGACGTGACGAGCGAACATCCGCTCGAGGAACGCAAGGTGGGAGAGATCCGCATCTCGGGCCCCAGTGTGATGCACGGCTACTGGGAGGACGTGGAGCGCACCCGCGAAGCCTTCGCCGGGCCATTCTTGCGCACGGGCGATCTCGGCTTCTTGCACGACAACGAGCTTTATATCTGCGGGCGCATCAAGGAGGTCGTCATCGTCAACGGCCGCAATTACTACCCACAGGACATGGAGTGGGAAGCGAGCCAGGTGCCCGGCGTGCGCAAGGGCAGTGTCATCGCATTCGGCTCGCGGCATCCGAGCGGCATCGAGGCCGATCGCGAGCGCGTGGTCATCGCCTTCGAGACGCAGGACGCACATGACATGGCCCAGACGCAACGCATCTCCAAAGAGATCCGCAAGTCCGTGCAGGACGGGCTGGGCCTGACCATCGACGACGTGGTCGCCCTACCGGCGGGCACCTTGCCCAAGACGTCGAGCGGAAAATTGCAACGCGCCAAGACGCGCACGCTGTACGAAGCGGGCGAGCTCACCGACCAAGCCCCGACGAAGCGCGAAGGCAGCCGCCTCGAGCTGGCGAAGCACGCCGCGCGGAGTCAACTGAGCTACTTCAAGCTGGCCGTGCTGGGCGGCCGCCGCAAGCGCGAAGAATAG
- a CDS encoding rubrerythrin family protein → MGKSLAGTKTLGNLKEAFAGESQANRRYLYFAKVADVEGYPEIAGNFKETADGETGHAHGHLDYLKSVGDPATGLPFGNTEKNLKSAIAGETHEYETMYPGMAKTAREEGFDDIAEWFETLAKAEKSHAGRFTKMLEVLG, encoded by the coding sequence ATGGGCAAGTCACTTGCAGGAACCAAGACGCTCGGCAATCTGAAGGAAGCCTTCGCGGGCGAGTCGCAAGCAAACCGCCGCTACCTTTATTTCGCAAAGGTCGCGGACGTCGAGGGTTACCCGGAGATCGCGGGCAACTTCAAGGAGACCGCCGACGGTGAAACCGGCCACGCGCACGGCCACCTCGACTACCTCAAGTCGGTGGGCGATCCCGCGACCGGCCTCCCCTTCGGCAACACGGAGAAGAACCTCAAGAGCGCCATCGCCGGCGAGACGCACGAGTACGAGACCATGTACCCGGGCATGGCGAAGACCGCGCGCGAAGAGGGCTTCGACGACATCGCCGAGTGGTTCGAGACGCTCGCCAAGGCTGAGAAGAGCCACGCGGGCCGCTTCACGAAGATGCTCGAAGTTCTCGGATAA
- a CDS encoding asparaginase, protein MPRVLLLITGGTILMRGKPVLEPDKAAARDLLAEVPALGRIARIDTRVLFLMDSGDFQPENWVAIARAVHEALRSNKYAGIVVVHGTDTMAYTASALALLLGPIDRPVILTGSQRPLAELRTDARENLINATLAATLPVPEVAIAFASRVLRGARSIKRDAWALEAFDSPNCPPLATMGVGVDVLGHVRKKGRTAATFDPRIESRVLAVRVFPGLDPGLLQGALRAGVRGLVLEAYGTGNLPHRGASLIPALEEARARKAPVVVVSQCPRGAVDIARYAGGAQASDAGAISGGDMTVECALAKLMIGLGRFGAGERLQRYLATDTVGEITSPGKPARASARKT, encoded by the coding sequence TTGCCGCGGGTCCTCCTTCTCATCACGGGGGGAACCATCTTGATGCGCGGCAAGCCGGTGCTGGAGCCCGACAAGGCGGCCGCGCGCGATCTCTTGGCGGAGGTGCCGGCGCTGGGGCGCATCGCGCGCATCGATACACGCGTGCTCTTCCTCATGGATTCCGGCGATTTTCAGCCGGAAAACTGGGTGGCCATCGCGCGGGCGGTGCACGAGGCGCTTCGCTCGAACAAGTACGCGGGCATCGTCGTGGTGCACGGCACCGACACGATGGCCTACACGGCAAGCGCGCTGGCGCTTTTGCTCGGGCCCATCGATCGCCCGGTGATCCTTACCGGCTCGCAGCGGCCGCTCGCGGAGCTGCGCACCGACGCGCGCGAGAACCTGATCAACGCGACCTTGGCTGCGACCTTGCCGGTGCCCGAGGTGGCCATCGCCTTTGCCTCGCGCGTGCTGCGCGGTGCGCGAAGCATCAAGCGCGATGCGTGGGCGCTGGAGGCCTTCGACTCGCCGAATTGTCCGCCGCTGGCGACCATGGGCGTCGGGGTCGACGTCCTCGGTCACGTGCGGAAGAAGGGCCGCACGGCGGCGACCTTCGATCCGCGCATCGAATCGCGCGTGCTCGCCGTGCGCGTGTTTCCCGGGCTCGACCCGGGGCTGCTCCAGGGCGCCCTGCGCGCGGGCGTGCGCGGGTTGGTGCTCGAGGCATACGGCACGGGGAACCTGCCCCACCGCGGCGCATCGCTCATTCCCGCGCTGGAAGAGGCCCGTGCGCGCAAGGCGCCCGTCGTCGTGGTGAGCCAATGCCCGCGCGGCGCGGTGGACATTGCCCGGTACGCGGGCGGGGCGCAGGCGTCGGACGCCGGCGCCATTTCCGGTGGCGACATGACCGTGGAGTGCGCCCTGGCCAAGCTGATGATCGGCCTCGGGCGCTTCGGGGCAGGCGAGCGCTTGCAGCGTTACCTGGCGACGGACACCGTGGGCGAGATCACTTCCCCTGGAAAGCCGGCTCGCGCTTCTGCACGAAAGACATGA
- a CDS encoding transcriptional repressor, translated as MKSKEAGDQPSSAGEPPREERIAQMMSDLRTLGLKLTPQRRAIVEQFACDPSHPTAQELFDRLHREFPTMSFATVYNTLDALTAANLAGTLRLDGHAARFDPNRMPHHHAVCDTCGVIVDIPAETLTPSDAAAQSVRERADGFHVRAVEQVYRGICGACARKARA; from the coding sequence ATGAAGTCCAAGGAAGCAGGCGACCAACCCTCTTCTGCCGGCGAACCGCCGCGGGAAGAGCGCATCGCGCAGATGATGAGCGATTTGCGGACCCTCGGCTTGAAGCTCACGCCGCAGCGGCGCGCCATCGTCGAGCAATTCGCCTGCGATCCCAGCCACCCCACGGCGCAGGAACTCTTCGATCGGCTCCATCGTGAGTTTCCGACGATGAGTTTCGCCACCGTCTACAACACGCTGGACGCGCTCACGGCGGCCAACCTCGCCGGCACCTTGCGGCTCGACGGGCACGCCGCCCGGTTCGATCCGAACCGCATGCCGCACCACCACGCCGTGTGCGACACGTGCGGTGTCATCGTCGATATCCCGGCCGAAACGCTGACCCCGAGCGATGCGGCTGCGCAATCGGTCCGCGAGCGTGCGGACGGCTTTCACGTTCGCGCGGTGGAGCAGGTCTACCGCGGAATTTGCGGTGCGTGCGCCCGAAAAGCACGCGCCTGA
- a CDS encoding enoyl-CoA hydratase-related protein, whose translation MSSEVTVERIGRTSLVTINRPEARNALTREVIRGVRDAFIKANRDPELRCVVLTGAGQHFCAGADLRKNLMADPNLLDNLETYLDEYHSVIKAIVECEKPSIAMLDGCAVGFGADLALVCDLRVATPEAYVQEKFVKIGLMPDGGGTFFLPRLVGTARAMQMILLAEKIMGPELLSLGVVARVVASNELREATFAVARQIEQGPPLAYREIRRALYASLGSIEDALRREREGQLRLLRSADAMEGIMSFVQKREPAFQGK comes from the coding sequence ATGAGCAGCGAAGTCACGGTCGAGCGCATCGGTCGCACGAGTCTCGTCACCATCAACCGGCCCGAGGCGCGCAACGCGCTCACCCGCGAGGTCATTCGCGGTGTGCGCGACGCGTTCATCAAAGCCAACCGCGATCCGGAGCTTCGTTGCGTGGTGCTTACGGGTGCGGGCCAGCACTTCTGCGCCGGGGCCGATCTGCGCAAGAACCTGATGGCCGACCCGAACTTGCTCGACAACCTCGAGACGTACCTCGATGAGTACCACTCGGTCATCAAGGCCATCGTCGAGTGCGAGAAGCCGTCGATTGCGATGCTCGATGGGTGTGCCGTGGGCTTCGGGGCCGATCTCGCGCTCGTGTGCGATTTGCGTGTGGCCACGCCGGAGGCCTACGTCCAGGAGAAGTTCGTCAAAATCGGGTTGATGCCCGATGGCGGTGGCACCTTTTTCCTGCCGCGCCTCGTGGGCACCGCGCGGGCGATGCAGATGATTCTCCTCGCGGAGAAGATCATGGGGCCCGAGCTGCTCTCGCTCGGTGTCGTGGCGCGCGTCGTGGCCAGCAACGAGCTGCGCGAGGCCACGTTCGCGGTCGCCCGCCAGATCGAGCAGGGCCCTCCCCTCGCCTACCGCGAGATCCGCCGCGCGCTCTACGCGAGCCTCGGATCCATCGAAGATGCGTTGCGCCGCGAGCGCGAGGGTCAGCTGCGCCTTCTGCGCAGCGCCGATGCCATGGAGGGCATCATGTCTTTCGTGCAGAAGCGCGAGCCGGCTTTCCAGGGGAAGTGA
- a CDS encoding RluA family pseudouridine synthase produces MRLDRFLAGALASHPAAPSRAELQRWIEAGHVTVDGAPARAAAKLRPGQAVQVRPAPPETSTATPDAGVVFDVLYQDDDLVVIDKPAGLVVHPARGHETGTLVNGLLARGLVERIGDEHDDDPRYARPGIVHRIDKGTSGILVVARHPRAREALKLQFQAHSILREYEAIAVGDVRSQTFATLHGRHPTDRMRYTSKVQTGKHAVTHVRALERLRNGLATHVVCSLETGRTHQIRVHLSESGHPIVGDPVYGRTPRDPDLRDASARLGHQALHARILGFVHPTTGDSMRFESPPPPDFLTALQSLR; encoded by the coding sequence GTGCGGCTCGACCGGTTTCTCGCAGGCGCGCTGGCGTCGCATCCGGCGGCGCCTTCCCGCGCGGAGCTGCAGCGCTGGATCGAGGCGGGCCACGTCACGGTGGACGGTGCCCCGGCGCGCGCTGCGGCGAAGCTGCGTCCGGGGCAGGCGGTGCAGGTGCGCCCTGCGCCACCGGAAACGAGCACCGCAACGCCCGATGCCGGCGTCGTGTTCGACGTGCTCTACCAGGACGATGACCTGGTGGTGATCGACAAGCCCGCGGGCCTGGTGGTGCATCCGGCACGGGGGCATGAGACGGGCACGCTGGTGAACGGCCTGCTCGCGCGCGGGCTGGTGGAGCGCATCGGCGACGAGCACGACGACGATCCGCGCTATGCGCGCCCGGGCATCGTGCACCGCATCGACAAGGGCACGAGCGGCATCCTCGTGGTGGCGCGCCACCCACGGGCGCGTGAGGCGCTCAAGCTGCAGTTTCAGGCGCACAGCATTTTGCGCGAGTACGAGGCCATCGCGGTGGGCGACGTGCGCTCGCAGACCTTTGCGACCTTGCACGGCCGGCATCCGACGGATCGCATGCGCTACACGAGCAAGGTCCAAACAGGAAAGCACGCCGTGACCCATGTGCGCGCGCTGGAGCGCCTGCGCAACGGGCTCGCGACGCACGTGGTGTGTTCGCTCGAGACGGGGCGCACGCATCAGATCCGCGTGCACCTTTCCGAATCGGGGCACCCCATCGTGGGCGATCCGGTCTACGGCCGCACCCCGCGCGATCCCGACTTGCGCGATGCATCGGCGCGCCTCGGGCATCAGGCGCTGCACGCGCGCATTCTGGGCTTCGTGCACCCTACGACGGGCGACTCGATGCGCTTCGAGTCGCCGCCGCCGCCCGACTTTCTCACCGCGCTGCAGTCGCTTCGCTAG
- the mazG gene encoding nucleoside triphosphate pyrophosphohydrolase, translated as MQRLLGPDGCPWDREQSFETLRRYVLEEACEVIDAIDGKDRHQLREELGDLALQIVFQAELARSEGAFAIDDVIAAIVDKLVHRHPHVFGDVKAEDAKEVLANWEKIKAEEKKGRPILAGVPRSLPALTRAQRIGEKVSRVGFDWDDAKGSRAKVSEEIGELERAIASGEKAAIEEEFGDVLFALVNLARHIDVDAESALRATIDKFTRRFGHVERRVQEQHGGWGDPRSNGSQANLPLATLDVYWEEAKAAEAKVEK; from the coding sequence ATGCAGCGCCTCCTTGGACCGGATGGTTGCCCGTGGGATCGCGAGCAGTCGTTCGAAACGCTGCGCCGCTACGTCTTGGAAGAGGCGTGCGAGGTCATCGATGCCATCGACGGGAAAGATCGCCATCAGCTGCGCGAAGAGCTGGGCGACCTGGCGCTGCAAATCGTGTTTCAGGCGGAGCTTGCGCGCAGCGAAGGCGCCTTTGCCATCGACGACGTGATTGCGGCCATCGTCGACAAGCTGGTGCACCGCCATCCGCACGTGTTCGGCGACGTGAAGGCGGAGGACGCCAAAGAGGTTTTGGCCAACTGGGAAAAGATCAAGGCCGAGGAAAAGAAGGGCCGCCCCATCCTGGCCGGCGTACCGCGAAGCTTGCCCGCGCTGACGCGGGCGCAGCGCATTGGCGAGAAGGTCTCGCGCGTTGGCTTCGATTGGGACGATGCCAAGGGCTCGCGCGCCAAGGTGAGCGAGGAAATCGGTGAGCTGGAACGCGCCATCGCCAGCGGCGAAAAAGCGGCCATCGAGGAGGAGTTCGGCGACGTGCTCTTCGCGCTGGTGAACTTGGCGCGGCACATCGACGTCGACGCCGAGTCGGCCCTGCGCGCGACGATCGACAAGTTCACGCGCCGTTTCGGGCACGTGGAGCGGCGCGTTCAAGAGCAGCATGGCGGCTGGGGCGATCCGCGCTCGAACGGTAGCCAAGCCAATCTGCCCCTGGCGACCTTGGACGTTTACTGGGAAGAGGCGAAGGCCGCCGAAGCGAAAGTCGAAAAATGA
- a CDS encoding prolipoprotein diacylglyceryl transferase, which produces MLPYINVSDITIPIPGTGLTIPLHPFGLLVATGVLIGTALATRRARQRGLDLDKLNSFITWMLVAGFMGGHMLDEIFYHPTEIAKFENGHFEWVRPWSLLLLWEGLSSFGGFIGGLIGVLLWKYYELKPKFNVGPFSVVWFTRRPEVQPVLPFCDLILSVFPVAWIFGRGGCSVVHDHPGARATADALFAVGYPFPDSNLHPRVDEFIKLIHGAYPRYDLGLLEWMFTVVLALAFALTWRRKLPTGTYVVATAFAYAPVRFAMDYLRIADERGADPRYGGLTPAQWSCIGLFLFGAWLLTRVRAMHARGVDPMDRVLAAPEQDAPLPEKQPA; this is translated from the coding sequence ATGCTCCCCTACATCAACGTTTCGGACATCACGATCCCGATACCCGGTACCGGTTTGACCATCCCGCTGCATCCGTTCGGGCTCTTGGTCGCCACGGGCGTTCTCATCGGCACGGCCCTCGCGACGCGGCGTGCGCGTCAGCGCGGGCTCGACTTGGACAAGCTCAATTCGTTCATCACGTGGATGCTCGTCGCCGGCTTCATGGGCGGCCACATGCTGGACGAGATTTTTTACCACCCGACGGAGATTGCCAAATTCGAAAATGGGCACTTCGAATGGGTGCGGCCCTGGTCCCTCCTTTTGCTCTGGGAGGGATTGAGCTCGTTCGGTGGCTTCATCGGAGGCCTCATCGGCGTTTTGCTCTGGAAATATTACGAGCTGAAACCGAAGTTCAACGTCGGGCCGTTTTCCGTCGTCTGGTTCACGCGGCGTCCCGAAGTGCAGCCGGTGCTGCCGTTCTGCGATTTGATCCTCTCGGTGTTTCCCGTGGCGTGGATCTTCGGCCGCGGCGGTTGCAGCGTGGTGCACGATCACCCGGGCGCGCGTGCGACGGCGGATGCGCTCTTTGCGGTGGGGTATCCGTTCCCCGACTCGAACCTGCATCCGCGCGTGGACGAGTTCATCAAACTGATTCACGGCGCCTATCCGCGCTACGATTTGGGGCTGCTCGAGTGGATGTTCACCGTGGTTCTCGCGCTGGCCTTCGCGCTCACGTGGCGTCGGAAGCTGCCCACGGGCACGTACGTCGTGGCGACCGCCTTCGCCTATGCGCCCGTGCGCTTTGCCATGGACTACTTGCGCATCGCCGACGAGCGCGGTGCCGATCCGCGCTACGGCGGATTGACGCCAGCTCAGTGGTCTTGCATCGGTCTTTTCCTGTTTGGCGCTTGGCTGCTCACCCGCGTGCGCGCGATGCACGCGAGGGGTGTGGATCCGATGGACCGCGTGCTGGCGGCGCCCGAGCAGGACGCACCTTTGCCGGAGAAACAGCCGGCTTAG
- a CDS encoding acyl-CoA thioesterase — protein MLTYDRAVRFEEVDAAGIVFFPIFLNYCHDAMAALFEPLEGGYVRLVMERRIGLPTVHVEADYRAPLRYGDVARLEVKLLHVGSRSFSLGYTITRAADGLPVAEVKHVVVTTDLDAMRAVPIPSDMRALLVRLSAASAP, from the coding sequence ATGCTCACCTATGACAGGGCGGTGCGCTTCGAAGAAGTCGACGCAGCCGGCATCGTCTTTTTCCCCATCTTTCTGAACTATTGCCACGATGCCATGGCCGCGCTCTTCGAGCCGCTCGAGGGCGGCTACGTGCGTCTGGTCATGGAACGCCGCATCGGCTTGCCTACGGTGCACGTGGAGGCCGACTACCGCGCCCCGCTCCGCTACGGCGACGTCGCGCGCCTCGAGGTGAAGCTTCTGCACGTGGGCAGCCGGTCCTTCTCGCTGGGGTACACCATCACGCGCGCCGCGGATGGCCTTCCCGTGGCCGAGGTGAAGCACGTCGTGGTCACGACGGATCTCGACGCCATGCGCGCCGTCCCCATCCCCAGTGACATGCGGGCGCTGCTGGTTCGGCTTTCTGCCGCGAGCGCCCCCTAA
- a CDS encoding DUF3501 family protein: protein MKPIVRNEILSLGDYEAIRPHFRARVIGEKKLRRVNLGPYASAVFENRDTVLLQIQEMLRTERITREAAIEHEIATYNQLLPGDNELSATVMIEIDDRTTREAFLPEAKGIEQHIALVVDGQRFHATWDPERILPDRASAVLYLKFPLSEKGVSAFRSGAKVELIVDHASYRASVELPEAAKKSLAEDLESHAHL, encoded by the coding sequence ATGAAACCCATAGTCCGCAACGAGATTTTGAGCCTCGGCGATTACGAGGCCATCCGTCCCCACTTTCGCGCGCGCGTCATCGGCGAGAAAAAGCTCCGCCGCGTCAACCTCGGCCCGTACGCGAGCGCGGTGTTCGAGAACCGCGACACGGTGCTCTTGCAGATTCAAGAGATGCTCCGCACCGAGCGCATCACCCGCGAAGCGGCCATCGAACACGAGATTGCCACGTACAACCAGCTCCTGCCCGGCGACAACGAGTTGTCCGCCACCGTGATGATCGAGATCGACGACCGCACCACGCGCGAAGCCTTTTTGCCCGAGGCCAAGGGCATCGAGCAGCACATCGCACTCGTGGTCGATGGCCAGCGGTTCCATGCGACGTGGGATCCCGAGCGCATCCTGCCCGATCGCGCGTCCGCGGTGCTGTACCTGAAGTTCCCGCTTTCCGAGAAGGGCGTCTCGGCGTTCCGCTCCGGTGCCAAGGTCGAGTTGATCGTGGACCATGCGAGCTACCGCGCCAGCGTCGAGCTCCCCGAGGCGGCGAAAAAGAGCTTGGCCGAGGATCTCGAGTCGCATGCTCACCTATGA
- the rlmN gene encoding 23S rRNA (adenine(2503)-C(2))-methyltransferase RlmN, producing MIAKSSEIPPVARTPEEWGDAVRKMGGRAYHGKQIFRWIQARGVLDPSQMSDLPSSMRQALAEGGVGPVVSIAEERRSADNTRKILVKLRDGATVETVLIPNVTAGKSSLPDPTRPAGDVLEDADAAAAVEDEDEAVDNVARVTQCISTQVGCAMGCVFCASGQAGLKRHLGPDEIVAQVLLGKSRLDPGEQLRNVVFMGMGEPLHNYDATVRTLKLLTHPDGISLSSRRVTVSTSGLVPEIERLGQDFSGNIGLAVSLHAADDETRSRLLPINKKYPLAKLMGALRAYPLPSRRRITIEYTLVAGRNDNAEEAKKLSKLLRGLPVKINLIPMNPIADSALGPPDLSSVLAFQQVLCDDGYSCFIRRRRGDDVSAACGQLALAGAKRKIRLVS from the coding sequence ATGATTGCGAAGTCGTCCGAAATCCCGCCCGTGGCGCGCACCCCCGAAGAATGGGGCGATGCCGTGCGCAAGATGGGAGGCCGCGCCTACCACGGGAAGCAGATCTTCCGCTGGATCCAGGCCCGTGGTGTGCTCGACCCGAGCCAGATGAGCGATCTGCCGAGCAGCATGCGCCAGGCCCTCGCCGAGGGCGGTGTCGGCCCGGTGGTATCGATTGCCGAGGAGCGGCGGTCGGCCGACAACACGCGCAAGATCCTGGTGAAGCTGCGCGACGGTGCGACGGTGGAAACGGTGCTCATCCCCAACGTGACCGCGGGAAAGAGCTCGCTGCCCGATCCGACGCGTCCTGCAGGCGATGTTCTGGAAGACGCCGACGCGGCGGCCGCGGTGGAGGACGAGGACGAGGCCGTGGACAACGTCGCACGCGTAACCCAGTGCATTTCGACGCAGGTCGGCTGCGCGATGGGCTGCGTCTTCTGCGCGAGCGGGCAGGCGGGGCTCAAACGGCATTTGGGGCCTGATGAAATCGTCGCGCAGGTGCTGCTCGGCAAGAGCCGGCTCGATCCGGGCGAGCAGCTCCGCAACGTCGTGTTCATGGGCATGGGCGAGCCGCTCCACAACTACGACGCGACGGTGCGCACGCTGAAGCTGCTCACGCATCCCGATGGCATCTCGCTGTCGTCGCGGCGGGTGACGGTGTCGACCAGCGGGCTGGTGCCCGAGATCGAGCGCCTCGGGCAGGACTTCTCCGGCAACATCGGCCTCGCGGTGAGCTTGCACGCGGCCGACGACGAGACGCGTTCGCGCCTTCTGCCGATCAACAAGAAGTACCCGCTCGCCAAATTGATGGGCGCCTTGCGCGCCTACCCGCTCCCGAGCCGGCGGCGCATCACCATCGAGTACACGTTGGTGGCCGGGCGCAACGACAACGCCGAGGAGGCGAAGAAGCTCAGCAAGCTGCTTCGTGGCCTGCCGGTCAAAATCAATTTGATCCCGATGAATCCGATTGCCGATTCGGCGCTCGGGCCGCCGGACCTCTCGAGCGTGCTCGCCTTCCAACAAGTGCTCTGCGACGACGGCTACTCGTGCTTCATTCGTCGCCGCCGCGGAGACGACGTCAGCGCGGCCTGCGGACAGCTCGCCCTCGCCGGTGCGAAACGAAAGATACGCCTCGTCAGTTGA